CACCCGTGCGCCACTAACTGAAGCATTGCTGCTCCAGCCCGTTCGACTTGCATGTATTAGGCCTGCCGCTAGCGTTCATCCTGAGCCAGGATCAAACTCTCCATTGTAGAATATTATTGTGAAGCATTGCTGCTCCTTGTGTCTCGCTGGATCGTTACCTGTGCTCTCTTTTAACATAAGACCCTCTAACCCGTAAGTTAGATATAGCACTTATGCGGTTTGCTATTTTCTCTTTTCACTCATTCAAAGAACTTGCTCCAACCACTTCCTGGTTGAACTTGTACTACTCTTTATTGATTAGTTAGTAGCTGTTTTTTTTACTTTTTCTCTTTCCTCCCTGCCGGAGAAACCCTTCTTTTTATTTGGGAGCACAAAGGTCAGCATCTTTTTTATTTTCTCCAAATCTAAAAGCAAAAATATTTTTTATTTTTTTTTCTGCTCTCTTCTTTGCTTGCCTTCCCGCCAGAACCTAAATCACAACGCTTAAACCGCTCCGCTTAGTTCCCTGCTGGCTCCCGCTTTTTTCCACTCTCCTTACTTCCCTTTCAACCAGCTGCCGAATTGGGAGTGCAAAAGTCTGAATTCTTTTCCTTCCCTCCAAATCTTTTCGTAACTTTTTTTTTAAAACTTTTTGCCAGTCTTAAAACCGCCGCCTCCCGCTTCAACAAGTCAAATTTTCTTCCTTCTGTAAGGCCCCAAACTGAGGTGGTTGTACCCCGGGCCTGCTGCCCTTTTTCCGTTTCGGTGTGCAAAGATAACCACCTCTTTCTCCCTTTTCCAAACCTTTTTGCAACTTTCCCGTAGCCCTGCCCCTAATCCCCTGAGTACAACCACCAAAAATTTTTTAACTCCTCCTCCTGCCCCCGCTTATCCCCTACCGCTGCAGCGTGCTCACCCGGTCCGGGCCTACACTCACTATCCTGATCGGAACTTGTAAATGTTGTTCCAAAAATGCGATATAGGAATTAAACGCTTCTGGCAAATTTTCAAAATTTGTTATTTGGCTGGTGTCTTGTCTCCAACCTGGCAAGGTTACGTAATGAGGCGTCAGTTCACCTTCAATAAATTGATGAGGAACTAAGTCCGTTAGTTCGCCATTTGATAGCTGATAATAGGTACAAACTTTAATTTCATCAAAATTATCCAGCACGTCAGCTTTCATCATATTCAATTGGGTTACCCCATTTAACATGATGGAATATTTGAGTGTAGGCAAATCTATCCAGCCACAACGGCGCGGCCGGCCGGTAGTTGAGCCAAATTCACGACCTGCTTTTCTTATTTCTTCCCCCACATCATCTAATAACTCCGTAGGAAACGGCCCACTACCTACTCTGGTGCAGTATGCTTTAAAAATTCCGTAAACTTCCCCGATATGGCGAGGCGCTACACCTAAACCTGTACAGGCGCCTGCTACCAAGGTGTTAGAAGAAGTTACAAATGGATAAGTTCCAAAATCAATGTCTAAAAGCGACCCTTGAGCTCCTTCTGCTAAAATTCGTTTGCCGTTAGCCAGAGCCTGATTGATCATGTACTCACTATCAACTAATTTGAATGATTTTAAGTACTCTATTGCCTCGAAGAACTCTTTTTCTTGTTCTTCTATATCTAACGTTTTT
The sequence above is a segment of the Adhaeribacter swui genome. Coding sequences within it:
- a CDS encoding adenylosuccinate synthase — encoded protein: MAVDILIGLQWGDEGKGKIVDVLAPTYDIVARFQGGPNAGHTLEFEGTKHVLHQIPSGIFHPNIINIIGNGVVLDPIIFKAEMKKLADRGIDAANNLYISKKAAIILPSHKFIDRVSEEALGENKIGSTLKGIGPTYQDKIGRSGLRVGDILLADFDDRYNRIIERHKKTVSFYQKTLDIEEQEKEFFEAIEYLKSFKLVDSEYMINQALANGKRILAEGAQGSLLDIDFGTYPFVTSSNTLVAGACTGLGVAPRHIGEVYGIFKAYCTRVGSGPFPTELLDDVGEEIRKAGREFGSTTGRPRRCGWIDLPTLKYSIMLNGVTQLNMMKADVLDNFDEIKVCTYYQLSNGELTDLVPHQFIEGELTPHYVTLPGWRQDTSQITNFENLPEAFNSYIAFLEQHLQVPIRIVSVGPDRVSTLQR